In Desulfosediminicola ganghwensis, a single window of DNA contains:
- the ade gene encoding adenine deaminase — MERKDLKHLIDVAAGREEADLVIKNAKVVDVYNGQVIEGDIAVVDGLIAGVGDYSATNELDAEGQYATPGFIDSHIHIESSYVSPEELGRLVVPHGTTTIIADPHEIANVCGLKGLDYMIDASKETALDVQMMLPSCVPATPFEHAGCTIDAEAMEAPIKREEVLGLGEFMNFPGVINGFDDVLDKLIVAKNAGKPIDGHSPGVSGNALNAYASAQIKTDHECSTVEEMHDRIARGMYVLLRQGSACHDLKELLKGVTPTNSKRCLFCADDCQPKTILSIGHLDNHLRICVEEKIDPIMAIQMATLNAAECFGLKDRGAIAPGLKADIVLVDNLTDFTVQKVWVDGEMVADKGDYLPEIKRHDIASTKGSFKVKDFSVEKLKLVIQSEKAHVINILPGGVVTSKEVVEIARKSDNEFVYNKEQDVVKVAVVERHQNTGNVAVALLQGYGIKQGAIALSVAHDSHNIIVVGVNDKDMAFAVESLIAQDGGIVLVNDGQVLESMPMPIAGLMSDQSGEWVDARLTAIHEKAHDVLSVSPDVEPVMTLCFMSLAVIPEIKLTDMGLFDVTKFDFISIEA; from the coding sequence GTGGAAAGAAAAGATCTCAAACACTTGATAGACGTTGCTGCCGGCCGAGAAGAAGCCGATTTAGTTATCAAAAACGCCAAAGTGGTCGATGTTTATAACGGCCAGGTCATCGAGGGCGATATTGCCGTGGTCGATGGCCTGATTGCCGGTGTTGGTGACTATTCCGCTACAAACGAGCTGGATGCCGAGGGGCAGTACGCCACTCCCGGCTTTATCGATAGCCACATTCATATCGAATCATCCTATGTGAGCCCCGAAGAATTGGGCCGCTTGGTGGTTCCCCACGGTACGACCACCATCATTGCCGACCCCCATGAGATCGCCAATGTTTGTGGTTTGAAGGGGCTTGATTACATGATTGATGCCTCGAAGGAAACCGCCCTTGATGTGCAGATGATGTTGCCATCATGTGTGCCGGCCACACCTTTTGAGCATGCCGGTTGCACTATTGATGCAGAGGCCATGGAAGCCCCAATCAAGCGCGAGGAAGTGCTTGGTCTCGGAGAATTCATGAATTTCCCTGGTGTTATCAATGGATTCGATGACGTTTTGGATAAACTGATTGTGGCCAAAAACGCCGGCAAACCGATTGATGGCCACAGCCCGGGTGTTTCCGGCAATGCCCTTAACGCCTATGCAAGCGCCCAGATCAAAACAGATCACGAGTGTTCTACTGTCGAGGAAATGCATGATCGTATCGCACGGGGAATGTACGTTCTTCTGCGTCAGGGATCAGCCTGCCATGACCTTAAAGAACTGCTCAAGGGTGTTACCCCGACTAACAGCAAACGCTGTTTGTTCTGCGCCGATGATTGCCAGCCGAAGACTATTCTCAGCATCGGCCATTTGGATAATCACCTGCGCATTTGTGTTGAGGAAAAGATCGATCCGATCATGGCAATTCAGATGGCGACCCTGAATGCAGCTGAATGCTTCGGCTTAAAAGATCGTGGCGCCATAGCCCCCGGTCTCAAGGCAGATATTGTACTGGTTGACAATCTTACCGACTTTACCGTTCAAAAGGTATGGGTCGATGGAGAGATGGTGGCTGATAAGGGAGATTATCTTCCTGAAATAAAACGTCATGATATCGCCTCCACCAAGGGGAGTTTCAAGGTTAAAGACTTTTCGGTAGAGAAGTTGAAACTTGTTATTCAATCTGAAAAAGCCCATGTCATCAATATATTGCCCGGCGGCGTGGTTACCAGCAAAGAAGTTGTCGAGATTGCAAGAAAAAGTGACAACGAATTTGTCTACAACAAGGAGCAGGACGTTGTAAAGGTTGCCGTGGTAGAACGCCATCAAAATACTGGCAATGTAGCTGTTGCTTTGCTTCAAGGGTATGGAATCAAGCAGGGAGCCATTGCTCTTTCTGTGGCCCATGACTCTCACAATATCATCGTGGTAGGTGTAAATGATAAGGATATGGCTTTTGCCGTAGAATCCCTGATTGCTCAGGATGGCGGCATTGTCCTTGTTAACGATGGGCAGGTGCTGGAGAGCATGCCAATGCCGATTGCAGGCCTTATGAGTGATCAGAGTGGCGAATGGGTGGACGCACGACTCACAGCCATCCATGAAAAGGCCCACGATGTTCTTTCCGTAAGCCCTGATGTTGAGCCGGTGATGACCCTCTGCTTTATGTCACTTGCTGTTATTCCTGAAATAAAACTGACAGATATGGGTCTCTTTGATGTGACCAAATTTGATTTTATTTCCATTGAAGCATAA